One genomic region from Kineobactrum salinum encodes:
- a CDS encoding HesB/IscA family protein, protein MTVETFDISADAVQVSPAAAAHLKKQLQLSGRRAVRVSVKESGCTGYMYVLDEVDQNLADDIEMHLDNGLDLYIDAGSLAVLKGTRLDFEKEGVNRTLKFHNPNVTAACGCGESFSIS, encoded by the coding sequence ATGACCGTTGAGACTTTTGACATTAGCGCCGATGCAGTGCAGGTCAGCCCGGCTGCTGCCGCCCACCTGAAAAAGCAGTTGCAGTTGTCGGGTCGGCGCGCAGTGCGTGTCAGCGTTAAGGAAAGTGGCTGCACCGGCTACATGTACGTGCTGGACGAGGTGGACCAGAATCTGGCTGACGATATCGAGATGCATCTGGACAACGGCCTGGATCTCTATATCGACGCCGGTTCGCTGGCGGTACTGAAAGGTACCCGGCTGGATTTCGAGAAAGAGGGTGTGAACCGCACGCTCAAGTTTCACAACCCCAATGTCACTGCCGCCTGTGGTTGCGGCGAAAGCTTCAGCATCAGTTGA
- the sufT gene encoding putative Fe-S cluster assembly protein SufT, with amino-acid sequence MSAQEKTLLTTQRDCPGRLVPVGDPVTIPAHTFVTLTQALGGNYTVIHNGNMIRVDGTDADALGLTAQKLDFETPADGRIDEEQVWQALRTVYDPEVPVDLVNLGLIYSVEIDQEQGRVAISMTLTAPGCGMGPVLVGDVKYRVAQVPHVRTVEVELVFDPPWNRDMMSEEARLETGLFY; translated from the coding sequence ATGAGTGCCCAGGAAAAAACCCTGCTGACAACCCAGCGCGACTGCCCCGGCCGGCTGGTGCCGGTAGGCGACCCGGTGACGATACCCGCACACACCTTCGTCACCCTGACCCAGGCGCTGGGGGGTAATTACACCGTCATCCACAACGGCAACATGATCCGGGTGGACGGCACTGACGCGGACGCGCTGGGTCTCACAGCGCAGAAGCTCGATTTCGAGACCCCCGCGGATGGGCGCATCGACGAGGAACAGGTGTGGCAGGCACTGCGCACGGTGTACGACCCGGAAGTACCGGTGGACCTGGTGAATCTGGGGCTGATCTACAGCGTCGAGATAGACCAGGAGCAAGGCCGGGTGGCGATCAGCATGACGCTCACCGCGCCCGGTTGCGGCATGGGCCCGGTGCTGGTGGGCGATGTCAAATACCGCGTCGCCCAGGTTCCCCATGTCCGCACGGTGGAAGTGGAACTGGTTTTCGACCCGCCGTGGAACCGGGATATGATGTCCGAGGAGGCCAGGCTGGAAACCGGCCTGTTCTACTAA